AGTGGGCGCTTTCGCCAACAATGAAACCATTGCCCAGGAAGTGGTCCAGGGATTGTTGATCAACTCCCTCGTTCTGTGGGCACGTATTCAAGCCAACGATGGGTTCCAATTTGAACAAGGTAAAAAAACCGGATTGAATCCCGAAACCGAACCCAATCCTGCGCCCGCCACCTACTATCCCCTGCCATCACCGGTCAATACCCGGGAATTTATCGGCACCCTGGGAGTGCTTCTGGATCTGGCAGCCATCCAGAAAAATGCCACCCGAGAAGCCATGATCTATGCCGGTGTGATGGTTTTGCAAATCCTGGTTTCTGTTTTCATCCTGATGTCTCTGTTCCATCGCCTGCTGGGCAAACCGGTGGTTTTTCTGGCCCGGCAGATGCTCGAAATCAAACCCGGCAAAGGCTCGCGCATTCCCATCCAGACAAACCATGTTCAGGATGAAATCGGCCTGTTGTCCGGCAGTGCCAACGCCTTGCTGGACGCCGCCGAACTGGCCATCGACGAAGAGCGCAGCCTGCGTCAGCAACTGGGCAGTGTCAATTCCGTCCTGCAAAAAACCCAACACACCCTCTCGACCCTGCTCGATAACTTCCCTGGCATGATCTATACCTGCCGCAACGATGCCAACTGGACCATGAAATACGTCAGTGAAGGGTGTCAAACCCTGACCGGCTATATGTCGAACGAATTGCAGGACAATCGTCTGGTCTCTTATAACATGCTGATTCTTGAAGAAGATCAGGACATAGTGTGGAACCAGGTTCAGGAAGCCGTTTCCAGACAAACCCCTTTCATCCTTGAATACCGTATTCGAGACCGAAATGGGGAAATCAAACATGTGTGGGAAATGGGACGTGGTGTATTCGAGGCAGATCGTCTGCAGGCCCTGGAAGGATTCATTACCGATATTTCAAAGCGCAAAAACATGGAAGATGCCCTGCGTCAGGCCAAGGAGTCTGCCGAAATCGCCACCCGGGCCAAGAGCGATTTTCTTTCCACCATGAGTCACGAAATCCGTACCCCCCTGAATGGCCTGCTCGGCATGGCGCAGCTCCTGGGCCGTACCCGTCTCTCCAAGCGCCAAAAAAGTTATGTGGATACCATGATGCGGGCCGGTGAACACCTCTTCACCACAGTCAATGACGTACTCGATATTTCCAGAATCGAATCCGGAAAACTGACCCTGGAACCGATGGATTTTTTGTTGGAGCCGTTTTTCGACAACATTCTGGATCTGTTTACCCCTCTGGCCGAAAGCAAGGGAATTTCCCTGGCATGTCATAGGGATGCGGGCTTGCCGACGGCCTTGCTGGGTGACCCTTTCCGCTTGCGGCAAATTTTGTACAATCTGGTCAGCAATGCCATCAAATTTACCGAACAGGGCGAGGTGGTCCTCGACATTCTACAGGAAGAGTCCCCCACTCCCGGGGAGTGCCGGCTCTGTGTCCTGGTCCGGGATACCGGTATCGGGATTGATGCCAGCCGGCAGGCGCAAATATTTACTCCTTTTGTCCAGGAAGAGACCTCCACCAGTCGGCGTTATGGCGGCAGTGGTCTGGGGTTGGCTCTCAGCAGACAATTGGCTGAAATCATGGGAGGCACTCT
Above is a genomic segment from Magnetococcales bacterium containing:
- a CDS encoding response regulator, giving the protein MTEFRPRATLVYRLTIYVGLGMLSFALLVGLGTYRYFYARGLAEASDLEQQLVHTVMHQAAVGAFANNETIAQEVVQGLLINSLVLWARIQANDGFQFEQGKKTGLNPETEPNPAPATYYPLPSPVNTREFIGTLGVLLDLAAIQKNATREAMIYAGVMVLQILVSVFILMSLFHRLLGKPVVFLARQMLEIKPGKGSRIPIQTNHVQDEIGLLSGSANALLDAAELAIDEERSLRQQLGSVNSVLQKTQHTLSTLLDNFPGMIYTCRNDANWTMKYVSEGCQTLTGYMSNELQDNRLVSYNMLILEEDQDIVWNQVQEAVSRQTPFILEYRIRDRNGEIKHVWEMGRGVFEADRLQALEGFITDISKRKNMEDALRQAKESAEIATRAKSDFLSTMSHEIRTPLNGLLGMAQLLGRTRLSKRQKSYVDTMMRAGEHLFTTVNDVLDISRIESGKLTLEPMDFLLEPFFDNILDLFTPLAESKGISLACHRDAGLPTALLGDPFRLRQILYNLVSNAIKFTEQGEVVLDILQEESPTPGECRLCVLVRDTGIGIDASRQAQIFTPFVQEETSTSRRYGGSGLGLALSRQLAEIMGGTLTLSSRKGKGSTFILRVGLRIGKKPESIGQQTSLPPLSILVVEDEPINRQVIQHMLEGDGHRVTVVQNGFRALEEMQRGEQYHGILMDLRMPGMDGVEAMQRIHKLPGSAAAVPTIILTADVTQEAYHRSLQAGAFQVLSKPIRLPVLRQALAALPTLPDPNQNSAALTAFPTVASDAAALTALSTAASNAAALTASPTVASDAAPCQPPVSPSATGSSDDLL